From Psychromonas sp. psych-6C06, one genomic window encodes:
- a CDS encoding YbaY family lipoprotein translates to MFTKKIVTLMCLIFSVVLLTGCNDSVNKSDDALSLLETEVYYLQKIRLPEGAKLEVRLEDVSKMDVAAEVISSAVRELKSSPPYALQIAFPSDQIKANHRYSLRASIRSGDELLFISTTHINPFEVGIATPIKIKVDHVQK, encoded by the coding sequence ATGTTTACAAAAAAAATAGTGACTTTAATGTGTTTGATTTTTAGCGTTGTGTTATTAACGGGATGCAATGACAGCGTCAATAAAAGCGATGATGCTTTGAGCTTATTAGAAACCGAGGTCTATTATCTACAAAAAATTCGTTTACCTGAAGGTGCAAAGCTTGAAGTGCGTTTAGAGGATGTTTCGAAAATGGATGTTGCTGCTGAAGTGATTAGTAGTGCCGTCAGAGAATTAAAAAGTTCGCCTCCCTATGCGTTACAAATTGCTTTTCCCAGTGATCAAATTAAGGCTAATCACCGATATTCATTACGTGCTTCGATTCGTTCAGGGGATGAACTGTTGTTTATCTCAACAACGCATATCAATCCTTTTGAAGTAGGTATTGCAACACCGATAAAAATCAAAGTTGACCACGTACAAAAGTAA
- a CDS encoding S9 family peptidase → MIPKTAPIAKKKSHIHEIHQHQRQDNYFWLRDDNRQSPEVLNYLKEENSYTQDQMLPLKELQQELYEEMVARQEPELESVPYFKKGFWYLSRFDEGKDYSVYCRYKGTMEAPEEVFLDCNQRADGHEYYQLGDLTLSPNSMLLAYSEDTVSRRQYRLRFKDLQTGRDLDDVIEDVSAVVWANDNKTIFYVKKHPETLLPYRVYRHQLGDDACDDVLVYEELDDTFYVNIYKTRSEQYLVICIDSTQTSECLLLDANQPEEQFVAFLPRQRDHEYSIDHFQNKFYIRTNNSGKNFALKTSTQPTQTDCNRWETLIEARDDTLLEGYELLNEWLIVEERYAGLPQLRQINHQTGESQTLCFNDPVYTVFSHYNPDPDTTKFRYQYTSFTTPSTVFELDLETGNTTLLKQSEVMGEFDSQHYQSERVWVVARDGIKVPVSLVYHKQHFNHQNSLLVYAYGSYGYSMDIGFSSANLSLLDRGFVYAVAHIRGGEELGRDWYEQGKLLKKQNTFNDFVDVSKSLVEQGYGDKNRVFAMGGSAGGLLMGAVINQAPEIYKGVIAAVPFVDVVSTMLDESIPLTTGEYDEWGNPNEKTYYEYMLSYSPYDQVSEQHYPNMLVTTGLHDSQVQYWEPAKWVAKLRDLKTDDNQLLLYTDMEAGHGGKSGRFKHFEDTAREFAFLVNLSG, encoded by the coding sequence ATGATACCCAAAACAGCCCCTATCGCGAAAAAAAAATCACATATCCATGAAATTCATCAACATCAGCGTCAAGATAATTACTTCTGGTTGCGTGATGATAACCGCCAATCCCCTGAAGTATTAAATTATTTAAAAGAAGAGAATAGTTATACGCAGGATCAGATGCTACCCCTGAAAGAGTTGCAGCAAGAACTTTATGAAGAAATGGTGGCACGTCAAGAGCCTGAACTTGAATCGGTTCCCTATTTTAAGAAAGGTTTCTGGTATCTTTCACGCTTTGATGAAGGTAAAGACTATAGTGTTTATTGCCGTTATAAAGGCACTATGGAAGCTCCTGAAGAGGTGTTTTTAGATTGTAATCAACGGGCGGATGGCCATGAATATTACCAATTAGGGGATTTAACGCTTTCGCCTAATTCTATGTTGCTCGCCTATTCAGAAGACACCGTTAGTCGCCGTCAATATCGTTTACGTTTTAAAGATTTGCAAACCGGTCGAGATCTGGATGATGTGATTGAAGATGTTTCTGCTGTAGTCTGGGCAAATGACAATAAAACCATTTTTTATGTTAAAAAACATCCAGAAACCCTATTGCCTTATCGGGTCTACCGTCATCAATTAGGTGATGACGCTTGCGATGATGTGCTCGTTTATGAAGAGTTAGATGATACTTTTTATGTCAATATTTATAAAACTCGATCTGAGCAATATTTGGTTATCTGCATCGATAGTACGCAAACTTCAGAGTGTTTATTACTGGATGCTAATCAACCAGAGGAACAGTTTGTTGCCTTTTTACCGCGTCAGCGTGATCATGAATACAGCATCGACCATTTCCAGAATAAATTTTATATTCGCACTAATAATAGCGGTAAAAACTTTGCGTTAAAAACGTCAACACAGCCAACGCAAACCGATTGTAATAGATGGGAAACCCTTATTGAGGCGCGAGATGATACCTTGCTAGAGGGCTATGAGTTACTTAATGAATGGTTAATTGTTGAAGAGCGTTATGCCGGTTTACCGCAACTGCGCCAAATTAATCATCAGACAGGTGAATCTCAAACACTCTGCTTTAACGATCCGGTTTACACTGTGTTTAGCCATTACAATCCCGATCCTGATACGACTAAGTTTCGTTATCAATACACCTCCTTTACGACACCATCTACAGTTTTTGAACTCGACCTTGAAACAGGTAATACAACGCTCTTAAAACAGAGTGAAGTGATGGGCGAGTTTGATAGCCAACATTATCAAAGTGAGCGAGTGTGGGTTGTTGCCCGTGATGGTATCAAGGTGCCGGTATCATTGGTTTACCATAAGCAACACTTTAATCATCAAAATTCTTTGCTGGTTTATGCTTACGGCTCTTATGGCTACAGCATGGATATCGGTTTTAGCAGTGCTAACTTAAGCCTTTTAGATCGTGGCTTTGTATATGCTGTCGCGCATATTCGTGGTGGCGAAGAGTTAGGGCGAGATTGGTATGAACAGGGCAAGTTACTTAAAAAACAAAATACCTTTAATGATTTTGTCGATGTCTCTAAAAGTTTAGTAGAGCAAGGTTACGGCGATAAAAATCGCGTATTTGCTATGGGAGGCAGTGCTGGTGGCTTACTAATGGGGGCTGTCATTAATCAAGCGCCTGAAATATATAAAGGTGTCATAGCAGCTGTTCCTTTTGTTGATGTTGTGTCAACCATGTTAGATGAATCGATTCCATTAACCACCGGTGAATACGATGAGTGGGGGAATCCGAATGAGAAAACCTACTACGAATATATGCTTTCCTATAGTCCTTATGATCAAGTAAGCGAGCAGCATTATCCAAATATGTTAGTAACTACTGGCTTACATGACTCGCAAGTTCAGTACTGGGAGCCTGCAAAATGGGTGGCTAAATTACGTGACTTAAAAACGGATGATAATCAGCTGTTGTTATATACCGATATGGAAGCGGGACATGGTGGTAAATCAGGAAGATTCAAGCATTTTGAAGATACCGCGCGCGAGTTTGCTTTTTTGGTTAATTTGTCAGGCTAA
- a CDS encoding GGDEF domain-containing protein, whose amino-acid sequence MLIKTHNLLSWSERATGRALVHLVVMQQAYLSILALHEHVDDDGADAELLKHYDLAWSAYETLINGTRHAYFMHDPQNLADLKVHFKTFKKNDPKNNALVNDKLRNALQQTQQAHTYLLGLLNHEFQGFARLNHERDIKLVNINHVLVSSLFGVSFSTGLFLFIIFRDRRRMAYLAYHDALTGIANRVSLKEKITQLQNNKVDFCSLLIDIDGFKSINDTYGHDIGDELLIHLANEMKAVCGERHFLGRLGGDEFAIVHLDRRGIEQMSQQLLTITANKIVIKGCQCDVGLSIGISCAMAEHESWVDVLKSADDAMYTAKERGGNQYQMHE is encoded by the coding sequence ATGTTAATTAAAACCCATAATCTATTGTCATGGAGTGAGCGGGCTACTGGCCGTGCTTTGGTGCATTTGGTGGTAATGCAACAAGCATATTTATCCATTTTAGCATTGCATGAACATGTTGATGATGACGGGGCGGATGCGGAGCTATTGAAACATTACGATTTAGCTTGGTCAGCCTATGAAACCCTAATTAATGGAACTCGTCATGCGTATTTTATGCATGATCCACAGAACCTTGCTGATTTAAAAGTACATTTTAAAACTTTTAAAAAAAATGACCCCAAAAATAATGCATTGGTAAATGACAAATTACGTAATGCGTTACAACAAACACAGCAAGCTCATACCTACCTTCTTGGATTGCTAAATCATGAGTTTCAAGGTTTTGCTCGTCTGAATCATGAAAGAGATATTAAGTTGGTTAACATTAACCATGTGCTGGTAAGTAGCTTATTTGGGGTTAGTTTTAGCACTGGATTATTTCTATTTATTATCTTTCGTGATAGGCGACGCATGGCTTACTTAGCTTATCATGATGCATTAACTGGTATTGCAAATCGTGTTTCGTTAAAAGAAAAAATTACTCAGTTACAAAATAACAAAGTAGATTTTTGCAGTCTACTGATCGATATTGATGGCTTTAAATCAATTAATGATACCTATGGGCATGATATTGGAGATGAATTGTTAATTCATCTTGCTAATGAAATGAAAGCGGTTTGCGGTGAACGTCACTTTTTAGGACGATTAGGGGGAGATGAGTTTGCAATTGTTCACTTAGATAGACGTGGCATTGAGCAAATGTCGCAACAACTTTTAACGATCACTGCAAACAAAATAGTCATTAAAGGTTGTCAATGCGATGTTGGCTTAAGCATTGGGATTAGTTGTGCCATGGCAGAGCATGAAAGTTGGGTGGATGTTTTAAAAAGTGCCGATGATGCAATGTATACAGCTAAAGAAAGAGGGGGAAATCAGTACCAAATGCATGAATAG
- a CDS encoding molybdopterin-dependent oxidoreductase codes for MLVKRSIKISFLMLYVVLSSCLQASQKALLNISSTSQSVNQEFSLKQLQQLPQQKITAQLPWCNEVNTYEGPLLEDVFKLAGIQGRWLTFTGLDNYQISFDYKSIKEYKPILALQRDGELLSIRTKGPLLLVLPIDQYSELNTPLYHDYMVWQLIKIGVEDVKGSL; via the coding sequence ATGTTAGTAAAGCGGTCAATAAAAATTAGTTTTTTAATGCTCTATGTGGTGTTGTCTTCATGCCTTCAGGCATCGCAAAAAGCATTGTTAAATATCTCCTCTACATCTCAATCCGTTAACCAAGAGTTTTCGTTAAAGCAATTACAGCAATTGCCACAACAAAAAATTACCGCGCAACTTCCATGGTGTAATGAAGTGAATACCTATGAAGGACCACTTCTTGAAGATGTTTTTAAATTAGCAGGTATTCAAGGACGTTGGTTAACCTTTACCGGGTTAGATAATTATCAAATCTCTTTTGATTATAAGAGTATTAAAGAGTACAAGCCTATTTTGGCCTTACAACGCGATGGAGAATTGTTATCTATTAGGACTAAAGGGCCGTTATTATTGGTTTTACCCATTGATCAATACAGTGAATTAAATACACCGCTTTATCATGATTATATGGTCTGGCAATTGATAAAAATTGGGGTAGAAGATGTTAAGGGTAGCCTCTAA
- the glpD gene encoding glycerol-3-phosphate dehydrogenase: MNREIETVDMLIVGGGINGAGIACDAAGRGLSVALYEQQDFAGATSSASSKLIHGGLRYLEQYQFRLVAEALAEREVLLKKAPHLIMPMRFVLPHQPSLRPAYLIKLGLYLYDRLSSRSQLPASKAIDFHHSGILQSQFETGFEYSDCFVDDARLVILNIIQAKQLGAKVKNYCQVIDAKEVEQYWLVTLYDQVNHQTFQKRARLLVNAAGPWVSQFIDQKLNVESEQKVRLVKGSHIILPKLYEQPHAYILQNDDQRIVFVIPYLDRFSLVGTTDQTYQEATHQVEISKQESLYLLDVVNRYFIKQSGIQDIIHSFSGLRPLCEDKKSSAQKVTRDYKLVLQHANNSAPLISIFGGKITTYRKLAESACKLAMPFFPQMKKSWTAKTPLPGGDFNGTPEQLTSQLLQSFNWLDKKIARRYIAQYGTLAWQLCGNKKGLGEFFGAGLYQLEIDYLVKNEWVIYPQDLLWRRTKLALFLGEKELQKITKYFKNSPICKGAMSAKGEIKD; encoded by the coding sequence ATGAATAGAGAAATTGAAACTGTTGATATGTTAATTGTAGGAGGTGGCATTAATGGTGCGGGAATCGCCTGCGATGCAGCAGGAAGAGGCTTGTCAGTTGCACTCTATGAACAACAAGACTTTGCCGGCGCAACCTCTTCAGCAAGCTCTAAATTAATCCACGGTGGTTTGCGTTATTTAGAGCAATATCAATTTCGCTTGGTGGCAGAAGCGCTGGCCGAGCGTGAGGTACTACTCAAAAAAGCGCCACATCTTATTATGCCGATGCGTTTTGTTTTGCCTCATCAGCCATCATTAAGGCCTGCTTATTTAATTAAGCTAGGGCTTTATTTGTATGACCGCCTTAGTAGTCGAAGTCAATTGCCTGCGAGCAAAGCGATAGATTTTCATCATTCGGGAATTTTGCAATCGCAATTTGAAACCGGCTTTGAATATTCAGATTGTTTTGTTGATGATGCAAGATTGGTTATCTTAAATATTATACAGGCTAAACAGTTGGGAGCTAAGGTCAAAAATTACTGCCAAGTAATTGATGCAAAAGAGGTTGAACAATACTGGTTAGTGACACTTTATGATCAAGTTAATCACCAAACTTTCCAAAAACGAGCTCGTTTATTAGTAAATGCCGCCGGTCCTTGGGTGAGTCAATTTATTGATCAAAAGCTCAATGTTGAGAGTGAACAAAAAGTCCGTTTAGTTAAAGGTTCACATATTATTCTGCCAAAACTTTATGAGCAACCGCATGCTTATATTCTACAAAATGATGACCAGCGTATCGTTTTTGTTATTCCATATTTGGACCGATTCTCTTTAGTTGGAACGACAGATCAAACCTACCAAGAGGCAACGCATCAGGTTGAAATTTCAAAACAGGAATCTTTATATTTGTTGGATGTGGTTAATCGTTATTTTATTAAACAGAGTGGCATACAGGATATTATTCACAGTTTCAGTGGCTTGCGTCCATTGTGTGAAGACAAAAAAAGTAGTGCACAAAAGGTTACTCGCGATTATAAATTAGTATTACAACACGCGAATAATAGCGCACCACTTATCTCTATATTTGGCGGCAAGATAACCACTTATCGTAAATTAGCCGAATCTGCTTGCAAACTTGCGATGCCTTTTTTTCCTCAGATGAAAAAATCATGGACAGCAAAGACCCCTTTACCTGGCGGTGATTTTAACGGTACACCTGAGCAATTGACCTCACAACTTTTGCAAAGTTTTAACTGGTTAGATAAAAAAATTGCGCGTCGATATATTGCCCAATACGGTACTTTAGCGTGGCAGTTATGTGGCAATAAAAAAGGGCTTGGGGAATTTTTTGGCGCAGGATTATATCAATTAGAGATAGATTATCTAGTGAAAAATGAGTGGGTTATTTATCCGCAAGACTTACTTTGGAGGCGCACCAAATTAGCGTTATTTTTAGGTGAAAAAGAGTTGCAAAAAATAACGAAATATTTTAAAAATAGCCCCATCTGTAAGGGAGCCATGTCGGCTAAAGGAGAGATAAAGGACTAA
- the greB gene encoding transcription elongation factor GreB: MRTDLITPEGFTKLKSELNYLWQEYRPEITEKVAWAASLGDRSENADYKENKRLLRQIDSRIRFLNKRLEKLTVVTPNKQQAGKVFFGAWVTIENEQGEVKRFKIVGPDEIYQRGEIEQRKDYISIDSPMARALLKKEVDDEALVNTPSGVSTWYINTIEYDLI, translated from the coding sequence TTGCGCACCGACCTCATCACCCCTGAAGGGTTTACAAAACTCAAAAGTGAATTGAATTACCTGTGGCAGGAGTACCGCCCAGAAATAACCGAAAAAGTGGCTTGGGCAGCCAGTTTAGGCGATCGCTCTGAAAATGCAGATTACAAAGAAAACAAACGCTTATTACGACAAATCGATTCCCGTATTCGCTTTTTAAACAAACGTCTCGAAAAACTCACCGTCGTAACACCTAATAAACAGCAAGCGGGAAAAGTATTTTTTGGGGCTTGGGTAACCATTGAAAATGAGCAAGGTGAAGTAAAACGTTTTAAGATTGTCGGGCCTGATGAAATATACCAACGTGGTGAAATTGAGCAGCGTAAAGATTACATCTCTATAGATAGTCCGATGGCACGTGCTTTGCTCAAAAAAGAGGTAGATGACGAAGCATTGGTTAATACACCAAGTGGTGTTAGCACTTGGTATATTAATACAATTGAGTATGATCTAATTTAA
- the glpQ gene encoding glycerophosphodiester phosphodiesterase, producing the protein MSKKIVIAHRGASGYLPEHSMEAKAMAHAMNADFIEQDIVMSKDDQLLVLHDHFLDTVTNVATVFPDRARQDGRFYAIDFTLSEIQSLQMTEAFITQEKAVYPARFPLWKSDFKVHTFTQEIELIQGLNKSRGRNIGIYPEIKAPAFHRSEGKDISLAVIQTLKHYGYHQKSDAIFLQCFDPHELLRIKNELFIALDINLKLVQLIAETAWFETGHYIGGKKINYQYDWMYEMGAMQKISEYADAIGPWFPRIVDSRSTQQQLIFTQLVEQAHQYNLLVHPYTFRRDKGEIPDYANSFNDLLNIFYIKADVDGLFTDFPDLAVQFLQGQ; encoded by the coding sequence ATGAGCAAAAAAATAGTGATTGCGCACCGAGGAGCAAGTGGCTACCTCCCCGAACATAGTATGGAGGCGAAAGCAATGGCCCATGCGATGAATGCCGACTTCATTGAACAAGATATAGTGATGAGTAAAGATGATCAGTTATTAGTATTACATGATCATTTTTTGGACACTGTAACCAATGTGGCGACTGTTTTTCCTGATCGCGCTCGTCAAGATGGGCGCTTTTATGCCATTGATTTTACACTCTCTGAAATCCAGTCTTTGCAGATGACCGAAGCTTTTATTACACAGGAGAAAGCGGTTTATCCCGCACGCTTCCCACTCTGGAAGTCAGACTTTAAAGTACATACGTTCACGCAAGAGATTGAACTTATTCAAGGATTGAATAAAAGTCGCGGTAGAAATATTGGTATCTACCCTGAGATAAAAGCGCCTGCCTTTCATCGCTCTGAAGGCAAAGATATCTCACTGGCAGTAATACAAACATTGAAACACTATGGCTACCATCAAAAGAGCGATGCTATTTTTTTACAGTGTTTTGATCCGCATGAGTTGCTGCGAATTAAAAACGAGCTGTTTATAGCACTCGATATAAACCTCAAACTAGTGCAGTTAATTGCTGAAACCGCTTGGTTTGAGACAGGTCACTATATTGGTGGCAAAAAAATAAATTATCAGTACGACTGGATGTATGAAATGGGTGCGATGCAGAAAATCAGTGAATATGCTGATGCGATTGGCCCTTGGTTTCCTCGCATTGTTGATAGTCGCTCCACACAACAGCAGTTAATTTTTACGCAACTGGTTGAACAAGCACATCAATATAATTTATTAGTTCATCCCTATACCTTCCGCCGAGATAAGGGAGAAATTCCCGATTACGCAAATAGCTTTAATGATCTGCTTAATATTTTTTATATCAAAGCGGATGTGGATGGTTTATTTACCGATTTTCCGGATCTCGCGGTACAGTTTTTACAGGGGCAATAA
- a CDS encoding YkgJ family cysteine cluster protein, which produces MECRLGCGACCIAPSITSAIPGMEKGKKAGERCIQLDENNLCKLFENPLRPQVCLDFKACEWICADKNETAFINLTELESSTQ; this is translated from the coding sequence ATGGAATGTCGATTAGGCTGTGGCGCATGTTGCATTGCACCAAGCATTACCTCTGCAATTCCAGGGATGGAAAAAGGTAAAAAAGCAGGTGAGCGCTGTATCCAGCTGGATGAAAATAACCTTTGCAAACTTTTTGAAAACCCACTTAGGCCACAAGTTTGCCTAGATTTTAAAGCTTGTGAATGGATTTGCGCCGATAAAAATGAAACCGCTTTCATTAACCTCACTGAACTCGAGTCATCGACGCAATAG
- the malG gene encoding maltose ABC transporter permease MalG, with amino-acid sequence MPIVKSKNEKKRIWFAHLFLWVFCAAILFPLLMVIAISFREGNFASGSLIPSDPTLEHWKLALGMVVTHADGSVTNPPFPVLLWLWNSVKVAAITSVCVLALSTTCAYAFARMRFAGKKVLLEGMLIFQMFPAVLALVALYALFDKVGQYIPFLGLNTHGGLIFAYLGGIALHVWTIKGYFETIDKSLEEAASLDGATPWQTFRMILLPLSVPILAVVFILSFVAAITEVPVASILLVDVDKYTLAVGMQQYLYPQNYLWGDFAAAAVLSALPITIVFLLAQKWLVGGLTAGGNKG; translated from the coding sequence ATGCCAATAGTTAAATCTAAAAATGAAAAAAAACGTATTTGGTTTGCCCACCTTTTTTTATGGGTATTCTGTGCGGCCATTTTGTTTCCACTGTTAATGGTTATTGCTATCTCATTTCGTGAGGGGAATTTTGCTTCGGGATCATTAATTCCTAGCGATCCAACCCTAGAGCATTGGAAGCTAGCTTTAGGCATGGTGGTGACACACGCCGATGGTAGCGTCACCAATCCTCCTTTTCCTGTGCTGTTATGGTTATGGAATTCAGTAAAAGTCGCGGCTATTACTTCTGTATGTGTATTAGCGTTGTCGACAACCTGTGCCTATGCCTTTGCACGTATGCGCTTTGCAGGTAAAAAAGTGTTATTAGAGGGAATGCTTATTTTTCAGATGTTCCCCGCAGTATTAGCCTTGGTTGCGTTATATGCACTGTTTGACAAAGTGGGGCAGTACATCCCGTTCCTAGGGTTAAATACCCATGGCGGATTAATATTTGCGTACCTTGGCGGTATTGCGTTACACGTTTGGACCATCAAAGGTTACTTTGAAACGATTGATAAATCGCTCGAAGAAGCCGCTTCGTTAGATGGTGCAACACCTTGGCAGACTTTTAGAATGATTCTGCTACCACTGTCTGTACCTATTTTGGCCGTAGTTTTTATTCTCTCATTTGTCGCAGCGATAACAGAAGTGCCCGTGGCTTCAATTTTGCTGGTGGATGTCGATAAATACACCCTTGCGGTTGGTATGCAGCAATATCTTTACCCACAAAATTATCTGTGGGGCGATTTTGCTGCCGCCGCGGTTCTGTCGGCATTGCCTATCACCATTGTATTTTTACTCGCTCAAAAATGGTTAGTGGGAGGCCTAACAGCTGGGGGGAATAAGGGCTAG